CAAAAAACTTGACGATTGTCGCCCTGATATCTTGTTCAGGAGGAGGCGCAGCGCACCGAAGGAGTACAAGGATCGTCGTCGCGATCACGAGAAGACGCCATGCCCTCTTCATGCTTCCATTGTATCCCTTTCTTTGCAGTTCGCAAACCCTATCGGGAGGTTCAGGACAGGACTTTCATCTCATCATATCGAATACAATAAAAGGATAACATGCTCCTTGACACTCGCGAGCCATGATATAATTGTGCGAGCTACAGCGGCAATAAAGCCTTCAGGAGATTAGCGAAGCGTTTCAGGTTTGTGCGGATAATGCGGTCATAGTTGAGTTTGACTTATGGGCGGTGCGAGATGATGAATATCAAGAAAATTCTTCTTCCGGTTGATTTTCCGAACCCCTCTTTGCATGTGCTCCATCAGGCTGCGACATTCGCCCACCATTTCTCTTCTGAGATAGTGATGATGCACGTCGTAACCCCGCAGAGCCACATAGCCGGTCTGCCAGCGAATGGCCTCGATCTTGATGGGTGGGATATGCTCGCTGAGATCACTAGAGAGGCCGAGAAGCATCTAGACCGGTCTCTCGGTCCGGAGCTCAGAGATATTACCATCAGGTGCATGTTGGTCAGAGGTGATGCGGCCTATGAAATTGTGCAGACGGCTCAGGAGGAAAAAGCCGATCTGATAATGATGCCTTCTTATGGCCATACGTTCAGTCAGTTTCTACTGGGCTCCGTGACCGCAAAAGTATTGCACGGGACCGAGTGCCCGGTTTGGACCGACGCCCATGTGGAGCAGTCATCGGAGAAGGAGCTTGCGATCCGCAATGTCCTGTGCGCGGTCGACTTGTCTGCTTGTGATCACCAATGTGTGTCGTGGGCCGTCCAAATGGCCGCCGAATTTCATGCCGGTCTCACGCTCGCTTACGTCACCTCGGGGGTGGAAATGTGGGGACCAGGCGGCAACTACGTCAATCCAGAGTTGAAAGACGCACTTGTCGGCAACGCAACCAGGCAAATGGCCAGGCTCCGGGAAGACATGGGCATCAGGGCGGACGTATTCATCGGTAGCGGTGATGTACCCAAAGTGCTGAGGCAAGCTGCGAACCAGACGAAGGCGGACTTGCTGGTTACCGGTTGTCGTCCTTATGGCGGTCACCTGCGGACCCACGGCTACTCAATCATTTGCACGATGCCTATCCCAGTTCTGAGCGTATGAGTATTCATCATTAAGAAGAGGCGAGCTCTGTTGATAACTATTGCTGGATTAGCTTCCGCAGAGATTGACAAATTGAATCTAATACTAAAGGTGCGCTTATGAAAGTCGTTTCGCTGCTTGCGAGTCCGCGTGGGCTCAAGGGTAACACCGCAGCTCTTTTGCAACACGTCATTGATGGCGCTAAGGCGGAAGGAGCGAGATCGGAGATCGTGGTTCTGAAGGGGGACTCAGTGCTTCCATGCCGGGCTTGTGACGCCTGCCACAAGAAGGGTCGCTGCATCCAGAAAGACCATTTCGAGGGAATAAAGGGTAAGATCACCAACGCGGACGGTCTCATCCTTGCCAGTCCGAATTACATCTTCAACGTGAGCGCCCAACTGAAGGCATTCATGGACCGTTGCTGCGGCGTGATCCACTGCATGCAGTTTTGGGGAAAGTACGGGGCCTGTGTGATCACCTCTGGTGGAGGCGGCGACGAACCGGTCGCTGAGTACATGAGCCATTTTCTCATCTCAACAGGCATAGTACCTGTGGGTGGGGTATGGGCGACCATGTCTGCCATGCCGGAGAAAGGCATTACCGATGAAGTGAAGGAAAACGCCTATAACCTTGGCAAGAGGCTTGTTCAGTCGTGGCAAGCCGGAGAGGTGCCTGCCGATGCAGACGACAGAAGGAGCGCTTTCCGAGAGAGGATGCATGCCCTTATCAACTGGCGCAAAGAAGAATGGCCCTTTGAGTATCGCTATTGGCAGGAAAACAGGGGTTTATAAATGGCCTTTTTTATAGTTACTTCGTAAGTACTTAAGATGACGCTGCTGGATGCTATCGGGGCAACCTTCCTCCTGAAAGTGACACAATCCATTCAGATATGAAAAATGTCACTTTCGAGCGGGGACGTCGCACTTTGGTCGGACGGCGTCTATCAGGGCAAGTAGTGAAAACTACGCCTCATATTTGTTCGCTGGCATGGACCGGCATGACCTTCAAGTAGTTCCTTTCTATCCACTCTCAGGCTTGTACAAGGCTAATCGATATCCTTTCGTTCTTGATACGTGCTACAATGGGTTCGTATGATCAGCATCGCCATTCCCGGTGCAGCGCGCATGGACATAGAACATGTTGTGACCGACTTTTCGGGCACCCTCTCCGAGGACGGGGTTCTTCTCCCGGGTGTCAAGGAACGACTCAATTCCCTTGCCGACACAGTTCATCTGCACGTATTGACATCGGACACTTTCGGCAAGGCACGGAAAGAGCTCGAAGGCATTCGCTGCACAGCGCATATTCTTGAAGGAGATGATCACGCCGGGAAGAAGGAGCGATACGTCTTATCTCTCGGTGCGAAAAGAGTGGCCACCCTCGGCAACGGGAATAACGATGCGAGGATGCTTAAGGCTGCCGCTATTGGGATTGCGGTCTGCTTGAAGGAAGGTTGTTCAGTCGAGGCTCTGACTTCCGCAACGATTTTCGTAAAATCTCCTCTTGACGCCCTCGATCTTCTCCTCAACCCTAAGAGACTCATTGCCACCCTAAGAGTATGAGGAGCAACTTATGGGCCCGACTCTTACTTGCAATCGGATGCCGGTCAACGGAGTTTGTGAATTTTCTGAGCCACGTGATTACAGGAAACACTGCGGATCTTCGGCGAGGAAATCGCCATCTCCCTTTGACTGCGAATATCCACAGGCTATCGCCCTGCATCCCCTGCAAACTGCCCATCGCTCACAAGTTCCACACTTGCCTTTGTAGCCGGACCTGTCTCTGAGAGCATTCAGGACAGGAGAAAGTGCCCATACCTCGCGCAGAGAATCCTCCCTCACGTTTCCAATCGGTATGGGGAGTCTTCTGCACGGCGTAATTGTTCCGTCAGGAAGGATGGTGAGTCCCGATAATCCGGCAGCGCAACCGCCACAGGGAACAGAACCTTCATCTCCCTCCACCTCGGCAGACATCTGAGAGGCGACAGGGTCTCCCGTAACGAGGGTGACTCCCTTCGTCTCAGCGGAAAAAATTGTCTCGTAAAGTTCCTGCACCCGCGTCGCATCGAGCATACTCGCCAGCATCTCTCTCCCCCTGCCGGAAGGCACGAGACGGGAAAACCCCAGTTTCTGCACCCCGAGAGAGCAGCAGAGATCGAGCATCTGAAGAAAGGTGTCTGCGTTGACGGCCGAAAGGGTCGTATTAAGCGTCACGACAATACCGGCATCGAGCAAGTGTCGCACTCCCTTGAGGGCTGAAGAGAAACTCCCCTTGCCGCGTATCGAATCATGAACCGCCTCAGGTCCTTCGATGCTTACCTGCACCCCCCTCACTCTGAGTCCTGCAAGCCTTCCCGCACGTTCTCCGTCTACGAGGATGCCGTTGGTGAGGAGATAGAGTTCGAAGCCATTTTTCGCGATCTCTTCAAGGATTTCGAAAATGTCGCCTCTCATGAAGGGTTCACCGCCCGTGACGTTGAAGCTTGAGGAAAACTCCAGACCGTAGCTCTCAGACCACTCCTGAATCATGTCCGCGACCTCTGCGGCAAGATCTCCTATTTGCGGGAGGGACATCTCGCTCGTCTTCTTTCCGGTCTGGTAGCAGTGGCGGCAGTGAAGGTTACATCTCTCGGTAAGATGATATTGAATAAAAAATTCCTGGGAATTCGTCATCGGCATTCGCTGTTCTCCCTCTCTCAAGGGTTATGAAAACTGAAAACATCAAAAGGCAGGATTGCCGGTTCCTTTGACCAAGCATCCTGCCTTATCCTTGCGGACTGTGTCGCTGCACCAGCAACATCAGCTCTTTCAGCTCTTTCACTTGTGGCATACCTTGCGAGGATCCGTCTTCTTTACAGCCTCCCAAAAGGCAGCCTCTTTGACAAGAGCCTTCTTGCTCAGTGTCTTCCTCATCCTCTCTCACCTCCTCTCCGAGGGCGCTTTAGACCCTTCATCCCTCTCCTCAATTAAAGGATAGCATCGAACCCCTCCTATTTCAATTGAGAAAAAATAATCAATCCCATTACATCCATAAATAAGCTTTTCATCACAATGTGTTATGTTCGATATCTCGGTTCAGAAGATGAAGATCACTCCTTCGAAAAGAATTCACTGGTGGCGAATGATACTTCCGGTCTTCGTAATGGCCGCATTAATATTAGGAGGAACGTGGAACAGACGGAGGCGGCTATGAAGAAACAAGGTCCTAGTTGCCTGTTGCCGCACGATAGATGAGGATTACCGGACCTCCTCCTCTCGCTTGAATGACATTTCTGTTGATCGAAAATTCCGAGTTGGGGCTAAAAAATCTCTTCAGGGCGCCAGTCATGGGATAGGCTGCGTTGCTTGTGATTCCGACCCAGCAACTTTCAAGGCAGGTGAGACATCCGGAATTCTCGGCAGCAGATGCCGTTCTGTTCCCCCCGAATTTTATCTGAAACCCTTTGCCCCCCGAGTCGGTGAGAATCTCTTTGAGAGGGAATTCCTTGTTGAGACCAGGCCAGGTAACGGTGACATCAAGAGGGTCGCCTTCAACATATTTCCCTTTGCTGACACTCGTAAGATTGTCACCCGGCCTCATGCCTATTGCCAGGAGTGCATCGTGAAATTCCATCGGGCTGACGTATGCCCTGAAAAGGGCCTTATCCGCAAGTTTGCCGTCCTTGAAGACAACGCCAAAATGCGTTGATGTCTTCAGATTCTCGCTTACTACTGCATAAAGGAGGACGCACCGCTTTTTCGAGTCGATGATGAGGGGACTCTCTTTCGTGGGCAGGCAGTCCGTCTTTTGGGCCGACGTCGTCCGGACGGGGAAGAGAGACAAAAAGAGGTACGCCAGCAAACCAATGCCGATGAAGAACAACAGGATATCGACTCGTCTCAATCGCCGCACGATATGTTCAAAACCTCAGGTGATATCAGTCCGGTGCTGAAACTTCAGCTATCCGCAATGAATGACGCCCCCCTGTCTGTCTCACCAACCCGGTCTACTTCACAGGCCACAGCCTTTACCACAGGATATCCTGATATGGGATCTCTCACATGGGGAGGGATGACCGAGTTTATGTGCGCATAGCGCCAGGGGGCTCGCTGTTGTCGACCTCCACCACCGAAGGGCGCATGGACATTCACTTCTCTATCGGTACCTTATTCTTGCATAGCCCGGGGAAGAT
The Thermodesulfovibrionales bacterium DNA segment above includes these coding regions:
- a CDS encoding universal stress protein is translated as MMNIKKILLPVDFPNPSLHVLHQAATFAHHFSSEIVMMHVVTPQSHIAGLPANGLDLDGWDMLAEITREAEKHLDRSLGPELRDITIRCMLVRGDAAYEIVQTAQEEKADLIMMPSYGHTFSQFLLGSVTAKVLHGTECPVWTDAHVEQSSEKELAIRNVLCAVDLSACDHQCVSWAVQMAAEFHAGLTLAYVTSGVEMWGPGGNYVNPELKDALVGNATRQMARLREDMGIRADVFIGSGDVPKVLRQAANQTKADLLVTGCRPYGGHLRTHGYSIICTMPIPVLSV
- a CDS encoding flavodoxin family protein; amino-acid sequence: MKVVSLLASPRGLKGNTAALLQHVIDGAKAEGARSEIVVLKGDSVLPCRACDACHKKGRCIQKDHFEGIKGKITNADGLILASPNYIFNVSAQLKAFMDRCCGVIHCMQFWGKYGACVITSGGGGDEPVAEYMSHFLISTGIVPVGGVWATMSAMPEKGITDEVKENAYNLGKRLVQSWQAGEVPADADDRRSAFRERMHALINWRKEEWPFEYRYWQENRGL
- a CDS encoding radical SAM protein is translated as MPMTNSQEFFIQYHLTERCNLHCRHCYQTGKKTSEMSLPQIGDLAAEVADMIQEWSESYGLEFSSSFNVTGGEPFMRGDIFEILEEIAKNGFELYLLTNGILVDGERAGRLAGLRVRGVQVSIEGPEAVHDSIRGKGSFSSALKGVRHLLDAGIVVTLNTTLSAVNADTFLQMLDLCCSLGVQKLGFSRLVPSGRGREMLASMLDATRVQELYETIFSAETKGVTLVTGDPVASQMSAEVEGDEGSVPCGGCAAGLSGLTILPDGTITPCRRLPIPIGNVREDSLREVWALSPVLNALRDRSGYKGKCGTCERWAVCRGCRAIACGYSQSKGDGDFLAEDPQCFL
- a CDS encoding YdjY domain-containing protein; protein product: MRRLRRVDILLFFIGIGLLAYLFLSLFPVRTTSAQKTDCLPTKESPLIIDSKKRCVLLYAVVSENLKTSTHFGVVFKDGKLADKALFRAYVSPMEFHDALLAIGMRPGDNLTSVSKGKYVEGDPLDVTVTWPGLNKEFPLKEILTDSGGKGFQIKFGGNRTASAAENSGCLTCLESCWVGITSNAAYPMTGALKRFFSPNSEFSINRNVIQARGGGPVILIYRAATGN